One genomic segment of Coffea arabica cultivar ET-39 chromosome 6e, Coffea Arabica ET-39 HiFi, whole genome shotgun sequence includes these proteins:
- the LOC113696188 gene encoding azadirone synthase LFS-like isoform X1 — protein sequence MAALHCIDLSNSDIQKSVSLVRQACSDSGFFYVVNHGISPEFMDEVFSQSKRFFSLPLDEKMKLLRNEKNRGYTPLLDQHLDPVNQIHGDYKEGYYIGVEVPEDDPQAEKPFHGPNLWPTADILPGWRETMERYHREALEVARAVARIIALALDLDGNFFDQSEMLGDPIATLRLLHYEGKISEPERGIYGAGAHSDFGLLTLLATDDVTGLQICKDKHVEPQIWEYVSPVKGAFIVNLGDLLERWSNCSFRSTLHRVLVSGQERYSIAFFVFPSFNCVVKCLPACHSEENPPKFPPVTCGAYLMQRYEDTYGDQSS from the exons ATGGCGGCACTGCATTGTATAGACCTCTCCAATTCCGACATACAAAAATCTGTCTCTCTCGTCAGACAG GCTTGCTCGGACTCTGGATTTTTTTATGTAGTCAATCATGGTATCAGCCCAGAATTTATGGATGAGGTCTTTTCTCAAAGCAAAAGGTTCTTTAGTCTACCACTTGATGAAAAGATGAAGCTTCTGAGGAATGAAAAAAACCGTGGTTACACTCCTCTTCTAGATCAGCATCTGGATCCTGTCAACCAGATACATG GAGATTATAAAGAAGGATATTACATTGGTGTGGAAGTACCAGAAGATGATCCTCAAGCCGAAAAACCATTTCATGGACCAAACTTGTGGCCTACAGCAG ATATTTTGCCTGGATGGAGAGAAACTATGGAGAGATACCACCGCGAAGCACT TGAGGTTGCAAGGGCAGTTGCTAGAATTATAGCCCTAGCACTTGACCTGGATGGAAACTTTTTTGATCAATCAGAAATGCTAGGCGATCCTATTGCAACTTTGCGGCTGCTACATTATGAAG GTAAAATCTCTGAACCAGAGAGAGGAATATATGGTGCAGGTGCCCACAGTGACTTTGGCTTGCTTACCTTGTTAGCCACAGATGATGTCACTGGTCTTCAG ATATGCAAGGACAAGCATGTTGAGCCTCAGATTTGGGAATACGTGTCACCAGTAAAAGG AGCATTTATTGTGAATCTTGGAGATTTACTGGAGCGCTGGAGCAATTGTTCTTTCAG GTCAACACTACATCGAGTCTTGGTTAGCGGTCAAGAAAGATATTCT ATTGCTTTCTTCGTGTTTCCGAGTTTCAATTGTGTTGTCAAATGCCTGCCAGCCTGCCACTCAGAGGAGAATCCTCCGAA GTTCCCACCCGTCACATGTGGAGCTTACTTGATGCAGAGATATGAAGATACGTATGGTGATCAGAGCTCCTAG
- the LOC113696188 gene encoding azadirone synthase LFS-like isoform X2, translating into MAALHCIDLSNSDIQKSVSLVRQACSDSGFFYVVNHGISPEFMDEVFSQSKRFFSLPLDEKMKLLRNEKNRGYTPLLDQHLDPVNQIHGDYKEGYYIGVEVPEDDPQAEKPFHGPNLWPTADILPGWRETMERYHREALEVARAVARIIALALDLDGNFFDQSEMLGDPIATLRLLHYEGKISEPERGIYGAGAHSDFGLLTLLATDDVTGLQICKDKHVEPQIWEYVSPVKGAFIVNLGDLLERWSNCSFRSTLHRVLVSGQERYSVPTRHMWSLLDAEI; encoded by the exons ATGGCGGCACTGCATTGTATAGACCTCTCCAATTCCGACATACAAAAATCTGTCTCTCTCGTCAGACAG GCTTGCTCGGACTCTGGATTTTTTTATGTAGTCAATCATGGTATCAGCCCAGAATTTATGGATGAGGTCTTTTCTCAAAGCAAAAGGTTCTTTAGTCTACCACTTGATGAAAAGATGAAGCTTCTGAGGAATGAAAAAAACCGTGGTTACACTCCTCTTCTAGATCAGCATCTGGATCCTGTCAACCAGATACATG GAGATTATAAAGAAGGATATTACATTGGTGTGGAAGTACCAGAAGATGATCCTCAAGCCGAAAAACCATTTCATGGACCAAACTTGTGGCCTACAGCAG ATATTTTGCCTGGATGGAGAGAAACTATGGAGAGATACCACCGCGAAGCACT TGAGGTTGCAAGGGCAGTTGCTAGAATTATAGCCCTAGCACTTGACCTGGATGGAAACTTTTTTGATCAATCAGAAATGCTAGGCGATCCTATTGCAACTTTGCGGCTGCTACATTATGAAG GTAAAATCTCTGAACCAGAGAGAGGAATATATGGTGCAGGTGCCCACAGTGACTTTGGCTTGCTTACCTTGTTAGCCACAGATGATGTCACTGGTCTTCAG ATATGCAAGGACAAGCATGTTGAGCCTCAGATTTGGGAATACGTGTCACCAGTAAAAGG AGCATTTATTGTGAATCTTGGAGATTTACTGGAGCGCTGGAGCAATTGTTCTTTCAG GTCAACACTACATCGAGTCTTGGTTAGCGGTCAAGAAAGATATTCT GTTCCCACCCGTCACATGTGGAGCTTACTTGATGCAGAGATATGA
- the LOC113696186 gene encoding azadirone synthase LFS isoform X2, producing the protein MAALNCIDLSDSDIQKSVSLLRQACLDSGFFYVVNHGISPEFMDEVFSQSKRFFSLPLDEKMKLLRNEKNRGYTPLLDQHLDPANQIHGDYKEGYSIGVEVPEDDPQAEKPLHGPNLWPTADILPGWRETMERYHREALEVARAVARIIALALDLDGNFFDQSEMLGDPIAILRLLHYEGKISEPERGIYGAGAHSDFGLLTLLATDDVTGLQICKDKHVEPQIWEYVSPVKGAFIVNLGDLLERWSNCSFRSTLHRVLVGGQERYSVPTRHMWSLLDAEI; encoded by the exons ATGGCGGCACTGAATTGTATAGACCTCTCCGATTCCGACATACAAAAATCTGTTTCTCTCCTCAGACAG GCTTGCTTGGACTCTGGATTTTTTTATGTAGTCAATCATGGTATCAGCCCAGAATTTATGGATGAGGTCTTTTCTCAAAGCAAAAGGTTCTTTAGTCTACCACTTGATGAAAAGATGAAGCTTCTCAGGAATGAAAAAAACCGTGGTTACACTCCTCTTCTAGATCAGCATCTGGATCCTGCCAACCAGATACATG GAGATTATAAAGAAGGATATTCCATTGGTGTGGAAGTACCAGAAGATGATCCTCAAGCCGAAAAACCACTTCATGGACCAAACTTGTGGCCTACAGCAG ATATTTTGCCTGGATGGAGAGAAACTATGGAGAGATACCACCGCGAAGCACT TGAGGTTGCAAGGGCAGTTGCTAGAATTATAGCCCTAGCACTTGACCTGGATGGAAACTTTTTTGATCAATCAGAAATGCTAGGCGATCCTATTGCAATTTTGCGGCTGCTACATTATGAAG GTAAAATCTCTGAACCAGAGAGAGGAATATATGGTGCAGGTGCCCACAGTGACTTTGGCTTGCTTACCTTGTTAGCCACAGATGATGTCACTGGTCTTCAG ATATGCAAGGACAAGCATGTTGAGCCTCAGATTTGGGAATACGTGTCACCAGTAAAAGG AGCATTTATTGTGAATCTTGGAGATTTACTGGAGCGCTGGAGCAATTGTTCTTTTAG GTCAACACTACATCGAGTCTTGGTTGGCGGTCAAGAAAGATATTCT GTTCCCACCCGTCACATGTGGAGCTTACTTGATGCAGAGATATGA
- the LOC113696302 gene encoding NADP-dependent malic enzyme-like: MQANNCYIFPGFGFGLVMCGAIRVHDDMLLAASEALAKQVADEHYGRGMIYPPFANIRKISAHIAAGVAAKAYELGVATRLPRPADPVKFAESCMYTPNYRSYR, from the exons ATGCAGGCAAACAATTGCTACATATTTCCTGgatttggttttggtttggtcATGTGTGGTGCAATTCGTGTTCATGATGATATGCTTCTGGCAGCAT CGGAAGCTTTGGCTAAGCAAGTTGCAGACGAGCATTATGGACGGGGGATGATTTATCCTCCATTTGCAAATATCAGAAAAATCTCAGCTCATATTGCTGCTGGTGTTGCTGCAAAAGCATATGAGCTCG GTGTGGCAACACGGCTTCCTCGACCTGCGGATCCGGTGAAGTTCGCTGAAAGCTGCATGTACACTCCAAACTACCGAAGTTACCGGTGA
- the LOC113696186 gene encoding azadirone synthase LFS isoform X3: MAALNCIDLSDSDIQKSVSLLRQACLDSGFFYVVNHGISPEFMDEVFSQSKRFFSLPLDEKMKLLRNEKNRGYTPLLDQHLDPANQIHGDYKEGYSIGVEVPEDDPQAEKPLHGPNLWPTADILPGWRETMERYHREALEVARAVARIIALALDLDGNFFDQSEMLGDPIAILRLLHYEGKISEPERGIYGAGAHSDFGLLTLLATDDVTGLQICKDKHVEPQIWEYVSPVKGAFIVNLGDLLERWSNCSFRSTLHRVLVGGQERYSP, from the exons ATGGCGGCACTGAATTGTATAGACCTCTCCGATTCCGACATACAAAAATCTGTTTCTCTCCTCAGACAG GCTTGCTTGGACTCTGGATTTTTTTATGTAGTCAATCATGGTATCAGCCCAGAATTTATGGATGAGGTCTTTTCTCAAAGCAAAAGGTTCTTTAGTCTACCACTTGATGAAAAGATGAAGCTTCTCAGGAATGAAAAAAACCGTGGTTACACTCCTCTTCTAGATCAGCATCTGGATCCTGCCAACCAGATACATG GAGATTATAAAGAAGGATATTCCATTGGTGTGGAAGTACCAGAAGATGATCCTCAAGCCGAAAAACCACTTCATGGACCAAACTTGTGGCCTACAGCAG ATATTTTGCCTGGATGGAGAGAAACTATGGAGAGATACCACCGCGAAGCACT TGAGGTTGCAAGGGCAGTTGCTAGAATTATAGCCCTAGCACTTGACCTGGATGGAAACTTTTTTGATCAATCAGAAATGCTAGGCGATCCTATTGCAATTTTGCGGCTGCTACATTATGAAG GTAAAATCTCTGAACCAGAGAGAGGAATATATGGTGCAGGTGCCCACAGTGACTTTGGCTTGCTTACCTTGTTAGCCACAGATGATGTCACTGGTCTTCAG ATATGCAAGGACAAGCATGTTGAGCCTCAGATTTGGGAATACGTGTCACCAGTAAAAGG AGCATTTATTGTGAATCTTGGAGATTTACTGGAGCGCTGGAGCAATTGTTCTTTTAG GTCAACACTACATCGAGTCTTGGTTGGCGGTCAAGAAAGATATTCT CCATAG
- the LOC113696186 gene encoding kihadalactone A synthase LFS isoform X1, protein MAALNCIDLSDSDIQKSVSLLRQACLDSGFFYVVNHGISPEFMDEVFSQSKRFFSLPLDEKMKLLRNEKNRGYTPLLDQHLDPANQIHGDYKEGYSIGVEVPEDDPQAEKPLHGPNLWPTADILPGWRETMERYHREALEVARAVARIIALALDLDGNFFDQSEMLGDPIAILRLLHYEGKISEPERGIYGAGAHSDFGLLTLLATDDVTGLQICKDKHVEPQIWEYVSPVKGAFIVNLGDLLERWSNCSFRSTLHRVLVGGQERYSIAFFALPSFNCVVKCLPTCHSEDDPPKFPPVTCGAYLMQRYEDTYGDQSS, encoded by the exons ATGGCGGCACTGAATTGTATAGACCTCTCCGATTCCGACATACAAAAATCTGTTTCTCTCCTCAGACAG GCTTGCTTGGACTCTGGATTTTTTTATGTAGTCAATCATGGTATCAGCCCAGAATTTATGGATGAGGTCTTTTCTCAAAGCAAAAGGTTCTTTAGTCTACCACTTGATGAAAAGATGAAGCTTCTCAGGAATGAAAAAAACCGTGGTTACACTCCTCTTCTAGATCAGCATCTGGATCCTGCCAACCAGATACATG GAGATTATAAAGAAGGATATTCCATTGGTGTGGAAGTACCAGAAGATGATCCTCAAGCCGAAAAACCACTTCATGGACCAAACTTGTGGCCTACAGCAG ATATTTTGCCTGGATGGAGAGAAACTATGGAGAGATACCACCGCGAAGCACT TGAGGTTGCAAGGGCAGTTGCTAGAATTATAGCCCTAGCACTTGACCTGGATGGAAACTTTTTTGATCAATCAGAAATGCTAGGCGATCCTATTGCAATTTTGCGGCTGCTACATTATGAAG GTAAAATCTCTGAACCAGAGAGAGGAATATATGGTGCAGGTGCCCACAGTGACTTTGGCTTGCTTACCTTGTTAGCCACAGATGATGTCACTGGTCTTCAG ATATGCAAGGACAAGCATGTTGAGCCTCAGATTTGGGAATACGTGTCACCAGTAAAAGG AGCATTTATTGTGAATCTTGGAGATTTACTGGAGCGCTGGAGCAATTGTTCTTTTAG GTCAACACTACATCGAGTCTTGGTTGGCGGTCAAGAAAGATATTCT ATTGCTTTCTTCGCGCTGCCCAGTTTCAATTGTGTTGTCAAATGCTTGCCAACCTGCCACTCAGAGGATGATCCTCCGAA GTTCCCACCCGTCACATGTGGAGCTTACTTGATGCAGAGATATGAAGATACGTATGGTGATCAGAGCTCCTAG